A single Marinitoga aeolica DNA region contains:
- a CDS encoding HD-GYP domain-containing protein: MKKEYLRRWFKNHIKKTFLILLVSIYIFVLFYMIFEIRKSVDTKATLKYQKINEFIISQKNNMVTNSILFSKLYSYSVDNENTLKEFLLNRNNIKGVIDYKPTFDYVNAKYPENINIEEDIKNIIKENLEYIKTHKNYKIITKKDILYIIIPYYYTLVDTNESLFQGILIIEYSKGLLLNSIKNILDKNEYLLSKTELNNVNKRFIKRIGIKFYNDDYYYILDYSNQIKILLFATIILLIIILFLYYLIKYMELGDLEKKIIYPIEGFTKHIEKYEGKPYNEQFEFYEFEMLRQTYNNLIENLNNNKEELEASLEETKAMNEELISLNSKLEEYINKFENVIEIIGTLSLYDKDEKEFFDKLLRISVEIIPEIDYGSIAIRENSEWKFISAYGHDIDKIKLVKFTDETFLYAEKVSIIENIVDKDKNLLSEKDREILEKASKKIKKSILAPLKVNEDIIGQLSLDSEKEIIFSDETIKFVEALSILASFFIKLKRLSKEEGQLHKNIILTLINALEYYDKYTRGHSERVAEIASEFAEFINLNKEDIKRVYWAGITHDIGKFFVPQTILNKPGKLDDDEYEIIKEHPVKSCELLSNNPYLSEYSKIAKHHHERWDGKGYPDGLSGDNIPYIARIITLADSFDAMITIRPYKKAKSIYDVIKDIEKNAGKQFDPDLAKQFIEFLRRKYL, encoded by the coding sequence ATGAAAAAAGAATACTTAAGAAGATGGTTTAAAAATCATATTAAAAAAACCTTTTTGATTCTATTGGTAAGTATATATATATTTGTGTTGTTTTATATGATATTTGAGATAAGAAAATCTGTTGATACAAAAGCAACGCTTAAATATCAAAAAATAAATGAATTTATAATTAGTCAAAAAAATAATATGGTCACTAATTCAATTTTATTTTCTAAATTGTATTCATATTCTGTTGATAACGAGAATACATTAAAAGAATTTTTGTTAAATAGAAACAATATCAAAGGAGTAATAGATTATAAGCCCACATTTGATTATGTAAATGCAAAATATCCTGAAAATATAAATATTGAAGAAGATATAAAAAACATAATAAAAGAAAATTTAGAATATATAAAAACACATAAAAATTATAAAATTATTACAAAAAAAGATATTTTATACATAATTATACCATATTATTATACATTAGTAGATACTAATGAAAGTCTTTTTCAGGGAATTTTAATCATTGAATATTCTAAAGGATTATTATTGAATTCCATAAAAAACATATTAGACAAAAATGAATATTTACTATCAAAAACTGAGTTGAATAACGTAAATAAAAGATTTATAAAAAGAATAGGGATAAAATTTTATAATGATGACTATTATTATATATTAGACTATTCGAATCAAATAAAAATATTATTATTTGCTACAATTATATTACTTATCATTATTTTATTTTTATATTATTTAATTAAATATATGGAATTAGGAGATTTGGAGAAAAAAATAATATATCCAATTGAAGGGTTTACTAAGCATATTGAAAAATATGAAGGTAAACCATATAATGAGCAATTTGAATTTTATGAATTTGAAATGCTAAGACAAACTTATAATAATTTAATTGAGAATCTTAATAACAATAAAGAAGAATTAGAAGCATCATTAGAAGAAACAAAAGCTATGAATGAAGAACTAATATCACTAAATAGCAAATTAGAAGAGTATATTAATAAATTTGAAAATGTAATTGAAATTATAGGAACTTTAAGCTTATACGATAAAGATGAAAAAGAATTTTTTGACAAATTATTGCGTATATCAGTAGAAATAATTCCAGAGATAGATTATGGAAGTATAGCTATTAGAGAAAATAGTGAATGGAAATTTATATCTGCCTATGGCCATGATATAGATAAGATAAAATTAGTAAAGTTTACAGATGAAACATTTTTATATGCAGAAAAAGTTTCTATAATAGAAAATATTGTTGATAAAGATAAAAATTTATTATCTGAAAAAGATAGAGAAATATTAGAGAAAGCAAGTAAAAAAATAAAAAAAAGTATATTAGCTCCTTTGAAAGTCAATGAGGATATAATAGGTCAATTATCATTAGACTCTGAAAAAGAAATAATTTTTTCAGATGAAACTATTAAGTTCGTTGAAGCATTATCTATATTAGCTTCCTTTTTTATTAAGTTAAAAAGATTATCTAAAGAAGAAGGACAATTACATAAGAATATAATTTTAACATTAATAAATGCTTTAGAATATTATGATAAATATACCCGTGGTCACTCTGAGAGAGTTGCAGAAATAGCATCTGAATTTGCAGAATTTATTAACTTAAATAAAGAAGATATAAAAAGGGTATATTGGGCTGGAATTACACATGACATAGGAAAATTCTTTGTTCCACAAACGATTTTGAATAAACCTGGCAAATTAGATGATGATGAATATGAAATAATAAAAGAGCATCCTGTGAAAAGTTGCGAACTATTATCAAATAATCCATATCTTTCGGAATATTCAAAAATTGCTAAACATCATCACGAAAGATGGGATGGTAAAGGTTATCCAGATGGATTATCAGGTGATAATATTCCATATATTGCAAGAATAATAACTTTAGCTGATAGTTTCGATGCAATGATTACAATAAGACCATACAAAAAAGCAAAGTCTATATATGATGTTATTAAAGATATAGAAAAAAATGCTGGGAAACAATTTGATCCAGATTTAGCAAAACAATTTATAGAGTTTCTTAGGAGGAAATATCTGTGA
- a CDS encoding FtsW/RodA/SpoVE family cell cycle protein, with the protein MKINVEPFERMRKFEYIVPLIYFSLLIFGILMVRTATYGEYIEDNYYKQIIFSVLGVIIFFLTYFLKERILKSIIPHLYTITMFLLLYVLLFERARYGARRWIRVGPVGIQPSHLFLVFTLIIFSKYLAEKNRKAYYILSFTTLIGLGLIFKQPDLGMTLFTFGLWFLLTYVSGQHEKTWKTSLFLMLFSSPFAFYFMKDYQRARIIGFLFPEKNAAGVAYNTLQAIRAIGSGGLFGKGYLNGFMNLSNFVPEDHNDFIIAVIGEELGFVGILFVIGLYALLIYRIYQYSMRTSRKFWKYVYFGTIAIIFFHVYENIGMNLGIMPVTGVPLPLISYGGSQIITFSFLLGLVTKGIATTETFNEENYLDNE; encoded by the coding sequence GTGAAAATAAATGTTGAACCATTTGAGAGAATGCGAAAATTTGAATATATAGTTCCACTAATATATTTTTCTTTATTGATTTTTGGTATTTTAATGGTTAGAACAGCCACATATGGCGAATATATTGAAGATAATTATTATAAACAAATAATATTTTCTGTATTAGGAGTAATAATATTCTTCCTCACATATTTTTTGAAAGAGAGAATTTTGAAAAGCATAATTCCTCATTTATATACTATAACTATGTTTTTATTATTGTATGTTTTACTTTTTGAAAGAGCAAGATATGGTGCAAGAAGATGGATAAGAGTAGGACCTGTTGGAATTCAACCATCGCATTTATTTTTAGTATTTACACTTATAATTTTTTCAAAGTATTTAGCAGAGAAAAATAGAAAAGCATATTATATACTCTCTTTTACAACATTAATAGGACTGGGATTGATTTTTAAGCAACCAGATTTAGGTATGACCTTATTTACCTTTGGATTATGGTTTTTATTAACATATGTTTCAGGACAACATGAAAAAACATGGAAAACATCGTTATTTTTAATGTTATTTTCTTCACCATTCGCTTTTTACTTTATGAAAGATTATCAGAGAGCAAGGATAATAGGTTTTTTATTTCCAGAGAAAAATGCTGCAGGCGTTGCATATAATACATTACAGGCAATTAGAGCTATTGGATCAGGCGGTTTATTTGGTAAAGGATATTTGAATGGATTTATGAATCTTTCAAATTTTGTTCCAGAAGATCATAATGATTTTATAATAGCGGTTATTGGAGAAGAATTAGGATTTGTTGGAATATTATTTGTTATAGGGTTATATGCTTTACTGATTTATAGAATTTATCAATATTCAATGAGAACATCCAGAAAATTCTGGAAGTATGTATATTTTGGAACAATTGCAATAATATTTTTTCATGTATATGAAAATATAGGAATGAATTTGGGAATTATGCCAGTAACAGGCGTTCCATTACCATTAATTTCATATGGTGGAAGTCAGATAATAACCTTTTCATTTTTATTGGGATTGGTTACAAAGGGTATAGCAACAACAGAAACATTTAATGAAGAGAATTATCTGGATAATGAGTAG
- a CDS encoding winged helix-turn-helix domain-containing protein — MEVIIYGSKTTPKTTPKTTPKTSYQITDLEKKILIKIKENSKITRKELADELDLSLNTIKEYISKMKKKNLLARVGSSRNGYWKVEVELDD; from the coding sequence TTGGAGGTTATTATTTACGGATCAAAGACCACCCCAAAGACCACCCCAAAGACCACCCCAAAGACATCATATCAAATTACAGATTTAGAGAAAAAAATATTAATTAAAATAAAAGAAAATTCTAAAATTACAAGAAAAGAATTAGCCGATGAGTTGGATTTAAGCTTAAATACAATTAAAGAATACATCTCAAAAATGAAAAAGAAAAATTTACTAGCAAGGGTGGGTTCTTCAAGAAACGGATATTGGAAAGTTGAGGTTGAATTGGATGATTAA
- a CDS encoding 23S rRNA (pseudouridine(1915)-N(3))-methyltransferase RlmH encodes MIKIFVIGKPKTKFIKMGIEQYLKWNSKYDRVELVELPLSNDLNKITEEEYKKQDKEKFDKYFLPNVFKVVLDERGKELSSIDFANKIEKWRIGKKNISFFIGGPLGHHEEIRKNADFLLSISKMTFTHEMAVLLLLEQIYRAFKINNNEKYHY; translated from the coding sequence ATGATTAAAATATTTGTAATTGGTAAACCCAAAACTAAGTTTATAAAAATGGGTATAGAACAATATTTAAAGTGGAACAGTAAATATGATAGAGTTGAATTAGTAGAATTGCCTCTTTCTAATGACTTAAATAAAATAACTGAAGAAGAATATAAAAAACAGGATAAAGAAAAATTTGATAAATACTTTTTACCAAATGTTTTTAAAGTAGTTTTAGATGAAAGGGGAAAAGAATTATCCTCTATAGATTTTGCGAATAAAATAGAAAAATGGAGAATAGGAAAAAAGAATATTTCTTTTTTTATAGGTGGTCCATTAGGTCATCATGAAGAAATAAGAAAAAATGCAGATTTTTTATTATCAATTTCAAAAATGACATTTACACATGAGATGGCTGTATTGCTTTTATTAGAACAAATATATAGAGCTTTCAAAATAAACAATAATGAAAAATATCATTATTAG
- a CDS encoding HAD family hydrolase produces MNIVFDLDGTLVKTENIALPAIRNILKDLGYDPNIPDKEIFKYIGYTIDDIFEGLLKTKDKKIIEKAISLLDEYETEIIRNEDINKIFFDGVLKVLEKLKKDGHKLYILSNCNIKYMNALLEKKLNEYIDSPHCAEMYNWQEKDFVLRLISDGKKDFVMVGDRHKDIEAAKANDFISIGCAYGFGYDEVKDADYIVNNIREILPIIKQISQG; encoded by the coding sequence ACTTAGATGGAACACTTGTAAAAACAGAAAATATTGCTTTACCAGCTATCAGAAACATTCTAAAAGATTTAGGATATGATCCAAATATTCCAGATAAAGAAATTTTTAAATATATTGGATATACTATTGATGATATTTTTGAAGGTCTTTTAAAAACAAAAGATAAAAAAATTATAGAAAAAGCTATTTCTTTATTGGATGAATATGAAACTGAAATTATAAGAAATGAAGACATAAATAAAATTTTTTTTGATGGTGTCTTAAAAGTTTTGGAAAAATTAAAAAAGGACGGACATAAACTTTACATACTTTCAAATTGTAATATAAAATACATGAATGCCTTACTGGAAAAAAAGTTGAACGAATATATTGACTCACCTCATTGTGCAGAAATGTATAATTGGCAAGAGAAAGATTTTGTTTTAAGATTAATATCCGATGGAAAAAAGGATTTTGTGATGGTTGGAGATAGACATAAAGACATTGAAGCAGCTAAAGCTAATGATTTTATATCTATCGGTTGTGCATATGGTTTTGGCTATGATGAAGTAAAAGATGCAGATTATATTGTTAATAATATAAGAGAAATATTACCTATTATAAAACAAATAAGCCAGGGATAA